One Mycolicibacterium crocinum DNA window includes the following coding sequences:
- a CDS encoding MFS transporter — protein MAVATISTVRRWMMLVIALFATLSANVFINGAAFLIPTLHTTMGLDLAKSGLVSAMPSFGMVVTLIAWGYVVDRVGERFVLSVGSALTAAAALAAASSHSLVLVSVFLFLGGMAAASSNSASGRLVVGWFPPHQRGLVMGIRQTAQPLGVAFGALVIPRLAQSHGVGVALLFPTIVCAVAAVICAIAVADPPRPARAEAPAEHLANPYRGSALLWRIHAVSELLVVPQCVVWTFTLVWLIVDRGWSAEAAGLMVMFAQVLGALGRIAAGRWSDRLGLRLRPIRTIAIATATAMFLLALTDALHSPLSIAVMVAASVITVSDNGLAFTAIAEIAGPFWSGRALGAQNTSQLLTCGLAPPLFGALIGVVGYPIAFAVCALFPVVAVPLVPADPARRD, from the coding sequence GTTGTCGGCCAATGTCTTCATCAACGGGGCGGCTTTCCTGATTCCGACTCTGCACACCACGATGGGCCTCGACCTGGCCAAATCCGGTCTGGTGTCGGCGATGCCGAGCTTCGGCATGGTGGTGACGCTGATCGCCTGGGGTTATGTGGTGGACCGGGTCGGCGAGCGCTTCGTGTTGTCGGTCGGCTCTGCGCTGACCGCGGCCGCGGCGCTGGCGGCCGCGTCGTCACACTCCCTGGTTCTGGTCAGCGTCTTTCTGTTTCTGGGCGGAATGGCGGCGGCGAGCAGCAATTCGGCCAGCGGACGACTGGTCGTCGGGTGGTTTCCGCCACACCAGCGCGGATTGGTGATGGGTATCCGCCAGACCGCGCAACCGCTGGGAGTCGCCTTCGGCGCGTTGGTGATTCCTCGGCTGGCGCAGTCCCACGGGGTCGGCGTCGCATTGCTGTTTCCGACGATCGTGTGCGCGGTGGCGGCCGTGATCTGCGCCATCGCCGTGGCCGACCCGCCGCGCCCGGCGCGCGCCGAGGCGCCGGCCGAGCACCTGGCCAACCCCTATCGCGGTTCGGCATTGCTCTGGCGCATCCACGCCGTGTCGGAGCTGTTGGTGGTGCCGCAGTGTGTGGTGTGGACGTTCACGTTGGTGTGGCTGATCGTCGACCGCGGCTGGTCCGCGGAAGCCGCCGGCCTGATGGTGATGTTCGCGCAGGTGCTGGGAGCGCTCGGCCGCATCGCCGCGGGCCGCTGGTCGGACCGGCTGGGTCTGCGGCTGCGTCCGATCCGGACGATCGCGATCGCCACGGCGACGGCGATGTTCCTGTTGGCGCTGACCGACGCCCTGCACTCCCCGCTGAGCATCGCGGTGATGGTCGCGGCGTCGGTGATCACGGTCAGCGACAACGGGTTGGCGTTCACCGCGATCGCCGAGATCGCCGGACCGTTCTGGAGTGGACGCGCACTGGGCGCGCAGAACACCAGCCAACTGCTGACGTGCGGGCTCGCCCCACCGTTGTTCGGCGCGCTGATCGGTGTCGTCGGTTACCCGATCGCGTTCGCGGTGTGCGCGCTGTTCCCCGTCGTGGCGGTGCCGCTGGTGCCGGCCGACCCCGCTCGCCGGGACTAG